A genomic region of Mustela erminea isolate mMusErm1 chromosome 12, mMusErm1.Pri, whole genome shotgun sequence contains the following coding sequences:
- the LOC116570321 gene encoding uncharacterized protein LOC116570321 produces MASRTAGLPASPTGRVKPGAQDRGLGLCMARRPPRGTVHRGPVSRALGGPDLPTDGPQGSWCSQGGAARARLVPLPDSGCRALGFIGKGTPGWGACGSASPGVRLLSPVRHWEETGALVSKRSSHQLRAAGRGRLPLSQTPVAILGGDPPQQRGWAVTALLWSWPGAAGWGVSGERLILPSFCGRDKAEQGMVMTVPTDGFLGVPGCCSRGAGVVAGCPPSPAPVPDLPGYMGRSSGQAGRMNGGGLLPGSGWPPPGTLRKWRVSWSRGGGTVATEATATRWGAPWLAGGYSWFPLVLPVS; encoded by the coding sequence ATGGCCAGCAGGACTGCTGGGCTGCCAGCCAGCCCCACGGGGCGCGTTAAGCCAGGTGCACAGGACAGGGGGCTGGGGCTCTGCATGGCCCGCCGGCCGCCGAGGGGCACTGTGCACCGTGGACCTGTCTCTAGGGCTCTGGGAGGCCCAGATCTTCCCACTGATGGCCCCCAGGGGTCATGGTGTTCTCAGGGAGGTGCTGCCCGGGCCAGGCTGGTGCCTCTCCCTGACTCTGGGTGCCGTGCTCTGGGCTTTATAGGCAAGGGCACCCCAGGTTGGGGTGCATGTGGGTCAGCCTCCCCCGGGGTCAGGCTGCTGTCCCCAGTGAGGCATTGGGAGGAGACAGGAGCCCTGGTGTCCAAGAGGTCCAGCCACCAGCTTAGGGCTGCAGGCCGAGGCCGGCTCCCCTTGTCTCAGACACCTGTGGCCATTTTAGGAGGGGACCCCCCCCAACAGAGGGGCTGGGCAGTCACGGCTTTACTTTGGAGTTGGCCCGGAGCTGCTGGCTGGGGGGTCTCTGGAGAGCGTCTGATACTCCCCTCATTTTGTGGAAGGGACAAAGCTGAGCAGGGGATGGTGATGACCGTCCCCACTGATGGTTTTCTTGGGGTCCCAGGGTGCTGCTCCAGGGGGGCTGGGGTGGTTGCCGGCTGcccgcccagccctgcccccgtCCCGGATCTGCCTGGTTACATGGGCAGGTCCTCCGGCCAGGCAGGCAGGATGAACGGGGGGGGGCTGCTGCCGGGGTCAGGATGGCCCCCCCCCGGGACCCTTAGGAAGTGGCGGGTGTCCTGGTCTCGGGGGGGTGGCACAGTGGCGACTGAGGCCACGGCCACAAGGTGGGGCGCCCCTTGGCTGGCCGGCGGGTATTCCTGGTTTCCGTTAGTCCTCCCTGTTTCTTAA